Below is a window of Sulfurimonas sp. DNA.
GATTATAAATCGGCTCATATCTACAGTGCGATTATGGTGATCATAAGCTTCTTGGTGCTTTTAAGCGTTTATGTATTTAACTCCAAGATGAAAAAAGTCGGTGTATAGTATATGATGAAAAATATAAAAGCTTTTTTTGGCGGTGGAACTATCGGTATTTTGGGAGGACTTGTCGGTTTAGGCGGTGCCGAGTTTCGTCTGCCTATGCTTATTGGCATTTTTAGTTTCAGCGCTATTAGTGCTGTAATATTGAATAAAGCTATGAGCCTTCTGGTTGTCGGTTTTTCACTTCTATTTAGATCATCTGAGATCTCGTTTTCATTTTTGATGGAATATTCTCAGATTATAGTTTTTATGCTTTTGGGAAGTGTTGTCGGTGCATGGTTTGGTGCAGGGATTGCTCTAAAGCTAAAAAGTGATATTTTGTATAAAACAATAGCTTTTTTACTTTTGTTTATAGCAGGAGTTTTACTATTTGAACAATTTAGTTTTGAGAGTAACGGTGCACTTTTTAATAAAGAGTCGTACAATCTTGCATTTGGAGTTTTTACAGGTGCTTTTATAGGTATTGTAGCAGCCATCTTAGGTGTAGCCGGAGGTGAGCTGTATATACCTGCAATAATATTGATCTATGGAGTAGATGCAAAACTGGCAGGTAGTTTATCACTAGCAATCTCTTTGCCGACTATGTTAGTGGCATTTTTTAGATACAGCAGGGATGAGAGTTTTAAAGTTATATTTGAAAATAAAAGCTTTGTAGTCGTTATGGGGATAGGTTCCATAGCAGGGGCGTATATAGGGGCACTTTTATTAGGTGTTGTCTCTAACGAAATATTGATACCGCTTCTTTGCAGTATATTACTTGTTTCATCTTATAAGATGTATGGGCATAAGGAACATTAACTATGATAAAAATAGATATAAATAAAAAACTCCACGGTGTAAGAGGTGATATGGATCTGAATGTAAATCTTGAGATCCAAAACGGTGACTTTATAGCCCTTGCAGGTCGTAGCGGAAGTGGGAAAACTACACTGTTACGTATCCTTGCAGGACTTGAGGATGCGACAGGGAATATACAAATTGGTAATGAAGTTTGGCTCGATGACAAAAATGTAATGCCGCCGCAAAAAAGAGGTATAGGTTTTGTATTTCAAGACTACGCTCTTTTTCCAAATATGAGTGTACTGGAGAATCTTTTATTTGTAAAAAAAGATATAGAACTTGCTGAACATCTGCTTGAGTTAACTGAACTCTCAGAGTTAAAAGAGAGGCTTCCAAATACACTAAGCGGGGGTCAAAAACAGCGTGTATCTCTTTGTCGAGCTATGATGAATAAGCCTAAACTTTTACTTATGGACGAGCCTCTCTCGGCGCTTGATCCATCTATGCGCACAAAGCTTCAAAATGAAATATTGGCACTGCATAAGGAGTTTGGTACAACTACAATAATGGTAAGTCATGATCCTAGTGAGATATACAGACTTGCCAACAGAGTAGTTGTTCTAAATAACGGCGAGATCATAAATGACGGGACTGCGAGAGAGGTGCTTCTCAAAACAAAAGGGAGTGCCAAGTTTGCTTTTGAAGGTGAGCTTTTAGATATTGTCAAAGTTGATGTGATCTATATAGCAATAGTGTCCATTGGTCAACAACTTGTAGAGATAGTCGTAAGTCAAGATGAAAGAGAAAAACTTGAAATTGGTCAAGTTGTGCAGGTGGGTACTAAAGCCTTTAGTCCCAATATTGTTACATAAATTACGGTATTGGTTTTTTAGGTAAAGCGTTGTATAAATGAATATATAAAGAAAGGATAAATAGATGCAAATTGAAGAGATAATGAAACTGGCTGAAAAATGGATTGACTATGGTGTTATAGGTATATTAGTACTGATGAGTATTGTTACATTATGGCTGTTTATTGAGCGTATGATGTTTTACTCAAGTGTTAAAATAGAAAAGTTTGATCATCGCGATACGTTAGATGCAGTATTGACGGAGAACTTAACGACTATCAGTACTATAGGGTCAAATGCCCCGTATGTAGGTTTGCTTGGAACGGTTCTTGGGATCATGATAACTTTTTATTCTATGGGCAATGTTGAACAGATAGATCCTAAGGCTATTATGAGCGGATTGGCACTGGCTCTTAAAGCTACGGCTATGGGTCTGGTTGTAGCGATTCCGGCTACCATAGTGTATAACGCTTTAATGAGAAAAGTGGACATAATAATAACCAGATATGACAGATATGTAGAAGTTATTGAAAAAAGAGAAGTTGATGCCTAAGTGTAGAAAAGCCCGAAAACGTTTCGATCAGATAAATGTTATTCCATTTATCGATATTATGTTAGTGCTTTTGGTAATGGTGTTAACAACGGCTACATTTATCCGCTACGGTCTTATTAAAGTTGAGCTTCCCTCCTCGGAACAAGCTCAAAAAAAACATGAGCCTAAAGAGGTAAAAGTGTTTATCAAAGCTGATTCTACACTTTTTTTTAATGATAAAGAGGTTAGTTTATCTGCTCTTAAAGATAAGCTTAGATCTATTGATAAAAACGATGTAGTCGTACTTCACAGTGATAAAGCTGCACGCTTTGAGAGTTTTGTTTTTGTAATGGATATACTAAAGGGATTAAACCATACAAAAATGTATATAGTGACGAAAGAGTAATATAAATGGAACAAAAAATGTATCTAATTCTTTACCGTTATATACTCAAGTATATAATGAAAGAAAATTGGTTTTTTAATATATACCGTTATATAGTTAAATATACAAGGAGAGAAAATGTCGCCAAAACGTTCATCTAAAGTAATTGCACTTTTTATATCTGTATTTGTACACAGTAGTTTAGTGGCTGCAAGTATCTTTATGCTTTTAGAACCTGCTCAAACTCAAAGCAGCAGCAATCAGAAAATGGTAGTGACACTTAATGAGTATGTTGCTTTGGCAGAACCAAAAGTAGAAAAAAAAGTTGAGAAAACAGAACAGCCAAAACCAAAGGTAGAGCCAAAACCTAAGAAAATAAAAGAAGTAAAAAAAGAGAAGAAAGTTCCTAAAAATCCTTTAAAAAAAGTAGTCAAAGAGGTTAAAAAACCAGCTCCAAAGCCAGTTGAGACTAAAACAAAAGAGAAAGTAGAGGACAAAATTGTAACTAAAGAAATAGTGGCATTAGAAAAGTCTGAAACTGTATCTGTTGAACCTAAAAAAGAAGCTGTAGATCCGACACTGCTGCAGATTATTCGCTCAATGATACAAAAATCTCTTGTTTATCCTTCTATGGCCAGACGTCTTAAAATAGAGGGTATTGTCACAATCGGTTTTAAACTAAATAAAAATGCCCAAGTTGTTTTGGCTAATGTTGAAAATAGCAGCGGAAGCAGCCTTCTGGATGCTCGTGCACTTGAAACTGTCGAGTCGTTAAGCGGTAGTTATCCAAGCTTATCCAAACCTATAGAATTGAAAATACCGATTGCATTTTCATTAAAAAAATCATAAAGGAGAGATGATGTTACGAATGATATCAATATTAATTTTTACAGTGGTGCTACAAGCACAGACGGATACGGTTATACCAAAGAAGGTATTTGGTTCTTCACCGCCGATGAACTATCTACTATATGCCATTAATCCTGAGAAGATGGTGGGTTTAAACTTTAGTGCAAAAAATCTTAACAATAATGCAGACGAGAAGTTTTTAAAACAAAGTTTTTTAGAGCTGCCTGTTATAGGTTCTTTTCACGGTTCAGGGCAGGGTATGAACGTTGAGACAATTATAAAGTATTCGCCTGAACTTATTTTAATCTGGAAAGATGATTATTTAAATAGCAAAGTTACAGAGGCTATCAACAGGACAAAGATTCCAAGTATCTCTTTAGAGTTTAGAAAAATAGAGTCTATGGCCGACTCAATTTTAAAAGCCTCCGAAGCTATCGGTGAGAAAGAAAGAGGCGAGATTTTAAGCAGTTATACAAAGGAGCGTATGGAGTATATAAAAAATACGGTTAAAACTCTAAAACCTGTTAAATACTACTATGCTGAGGGTGTTGACGGGCTTGCGACAGAGTGTGACAAGTCGTTTCATGTTGAAGCACTTAATTTTGCCGGCGGTGAAAACGTACACAAATGTACACAAAGTAACTTAAGAGGGTTAGAACGCATTACATTTGAGACACTCTTAGGTTATGACCCGGAAGTGATCATTGTACAAAATAGGATGGTTTACAACAAAATAAACTCAAATGACTTATGGAAACATTTACGTGTGGTAAAAAACAAAAAGGTTTATTTAGTGCCAAACACACCTTTTCACTGGTTAGACAGACCACCGTCGTTTATGCGCATTATCGGTATAGAGTGGCTGGTAGAGAAGTTTTATCCTAAATTTTATAAAGGAGATTTAAAAGAACAGACAAGGAAGTTTTATAAGCTCTTTTTAGATGTAGAGCTAAGCAATAAAGATATTAATCAAATTTTACAAGGAAAATAATATGAAAAGAAAAACAATAATTTTGTCACTAGTGGCAACCGCTACATTGATGGCAAACCCTATCAGTGTAGAAAAAATCGTAGTAGATACCACTGCTTATGAAGATGAGTCTCTTTTTATGGCCGATTCAAATCTATCAAAGGCTGAAAATAAAGAGCGCTTTACATCTAAGAGTATTGCTAAATTATCAACTCATGCTAATATGAACCCGTATACTGTTATAGCATTCTCACCGTCTGTAAACTTTACACCTGTTGATACTATAGGTTCAAACGAACCTTCATTTCACGATCCTATCCGTATACGCGGTAAAAGCCAATCAGGTCCCGGAGGCGTATATATGATCAATAGTATGCCGCTATCTTCTAATCCAGGCGGCGGTAAACATATGGTTGATATGGAAAACATAGCATCAATTGATCTGCTAAAGGGTTATTTGCCTGTTGATAAAAATTTAGGTTTTTCGAGTTTAATAGGAAAAGTTGATCTAAATGTACTTTCTGCTAAAAAAGAAGCAGGGGCGACTATTTCGCAGTCATTTGGTTCGGAAGATTTTAAAAGAACATTTTTACGTTTTGATACAGGTAAATTCGGTGATTTTTCAGCTTTTGGATCTATCTCTGTGATTTCAAATGATAAGTATAAAGGTGATGGTGATCTTCAAAGAGTTAACGGTATGCTTGGTTTAACTTATGAGCCAAACAGCAGTTTTAAAGCAGAACTTTATGCAATTCGCAACAGTGACGAACACCATAATTACGACTCTTTAAGTTATGCCCAGACTCAAAACCTGGGTGTTTATTTTGACAAAGATTTCGGCACTGTAAAACCTACAACTGCAAACGATGTTGACTATTACGACTGGAACAGACAGGACTTTATAACTACAAATATTTTTGCAGATATACTTTATAAGCCTACATCTGATGATACTATCACTTTTAAGCCTTACTATAAGCAGGACGAAGGGGAGATTTTCTTTTCCAAATTTGATGCAACACCTGCAAAACAAGGTGTAGTAAACTGGCAGATGGATCATGACCTTTACGGTGCTGTAGCTGCGTATGAGCATAGTTTCAGCCAAGCACTTAAAAGTAAAATAGGGTATTGGTATCATAAACAGCTTCCTCCCGGCCCACCGACTGACAGACGTTTTTACGGTGTAAATGCTACTGGTGATCTGTTCTTTAAAAAATATGCATCTTTAGCGGATGTTGATCATCACGTACTGCAGTCTCCTTTTGTTGAGATCAGCGGTGATATAAACAACTTTATCTATTCTGTAGGTGTGCAGTATCAAAACTTTAAATTAAGCTCAATTAAAAACTATCTAACAGATGCAAACACGAGTTTGGATTATGATACGGCAATCGCTACATCCACACTAGATACATGGGGTAGTGTAGATGCAAAAACATTTAAAACATGGCTTCCTTCACTTTATGCGGCATATAAACTTGATGATCTAAGTTCAGTATATCTTGATTACTCACGTTCATACGGTTTTGATGTAAATCTTTACCCTACATATACAAGTAACTATGCTAACTTTAAAGGCAAAGGTATAACGCTGCAACAACTTTGGAACGACCTTGAACTTGAAACATCTGATAATATTGATCTTGGTTACAAAACAACTGTTGGTGCAGTTACTCTGCAACCAAGTCTTTTTGTATCTTTTGTAAGTAACAAACAAGCAAATGTTTATGACACTGCTTTAGATGTAAGTTATCCTGCAAATCTGGGTGATGCTGTAGGTTACGGTGCAGAATTCTCAGCTTACGGCGCTCTTCGTGAAGACTTGGAATTTATGATGGGACTATCATACAACAGCTATTCTTTTGATCAGGACTTTACAACAAGTGCCACGACGACAAGTAATATAAAAGGCAACCAACTGCCTGATGCACCTAAAGTGATGGCAAAAGGGGCACTTTCGTATTATCTTGATAAATGGACGTTTACACCTAGTGTGCGCTATACGTCAAGCCGTTACGGTGATGTAGAAAACACACAAAAAGTGGATGCTTTTACAGTAGTCGATCTAGATGTATCATATAAAGCCAAAGGTTTTCTGGGCTCAAAAAACACAATGTTTCGTCTTAGTGCGACAAACATAAGCGATGAAGAATACATTGCAACGATCAACACGCCTGATAATGTTTTAGCCGCATCTACTACATCTAGTACATATCAAACAGGTGCACCTAGAATGGTGTTTTTTAGCGCGAATCTAAGGTATTAATATTTATGTTGTTATCAAAAGAGACGCGATTTTTAATCATAGGCATAATACTTTTAACTTTTTTGGCACTGTTTTCTTTGTTATGGGGACAGTACCCTATAAGTTTTGAAGTGTTTTATGCATATATTAAAAATATACTTTTCTCAATACCTGTAGATGAATCTTATAATATTGAATTGATTCACAATATTATTGCCGAGATCCGCCTGCCGAGAATACTCTTGGCAATCCTTATAGGTGCTGCACTTGCAACCAGCGGTGCGGTATTTCAGGCTATGTTTGTAAATCCGCTTGTATCTCCGGGTATTTTAGGTGTGCTTGCAGGTGCATCTTTTGGAGCAGCGTGTGGAATGCTGATCAGCGAGAACTGGTTTATAGTACAGATTATGGCTTTTGTGTTTGGTTTTATTGCAGTTGGTTTTGCGGTATTTGTCGGCTCTATGGTTACATCTTCAAGATCAACAGTTATGCTTGTTCTTGGCGGTGTAATTAGCGGTTCTTTATTTACATCTTTACTCTCTATTGTAAAGTATGTAGCAGATCCATATAGCACTTTACCGGCAATTGTTTACTGGTTAATGGGTTCACTATCAATGGCTCAGATAAATGAGGTTTTACTGGTAGCTATTCCAATACTGCTAAGTATTGCAGGAATGATCTTTATGAGTAAATATTTTGATCTTTTAAGTCTTGGTGATGAAGAGGCAAAAGCACTTGGTGTGAATGTTAAACTGGTTCGAATCGTTGCAATTATCTTAGCTACACTTGCAAGTTCGCTTGCAGTGGTGATGGCAGGAATTATCGGTTGGGTAGGGCTTATTATTCCACATATAATCCGTATGGCAATAGGCCCTGCACACAGACTGCTGATCCCTTTAAGCGCAATTATAGGCGGGGCATTTTTACTTGCTGCTGATGCTATCTCAAGGCTCGCACTCAGTGTTGAGATCCCAATTGGAATTCTTACTTCTCTTATCGGGATACCAATATTTATTATTGTACTTAAAAACGCGAGGGCAGCATGGAACTAAAACCTGTATTAGAAGTGAATGAACTTCATTTTGGATATAAAAACAACAAGGTACTAAGAGGCATTAATTTTGATTTGTATAAAGGTGAAGTAGTTTCCCTTTTAGGACCAAACGGTTGCGGTAAAAGTACACTGATCCGTTTGATGCTTAAACTATTAGATGCAGATGATGTAATAAGTTTAAACGGTGTCTCTTTAAAAGATTACTCCCATAAACAGATAGCAGAGCATATTGCTTATATTCCGCAATACCATAATGTCCCGTTTAACTATTCCGTACTTGAAATGGTTGTAATGGGGCGTATATCAAAGCTTGGTTTTTTTGCATCACCTTCAAAAAATGATTATAAGATTGCAAAAGACGCACTGGAGCGTGCAGGTATATTGGAACTTCAAGACAGAGCGTTCGGACAACTCAGCGGTGGGCAAAAGCAACTTGTCCTTCTTGCACGTGCCATTGCACAAGAGGTGAATGTGTTTTTTATGGATGAACCTGTTAACGGGCTGGATTACGGTAATCAGATACGTCTTTTAGAGTTGATAG
It encodes the following:
- a CDS encoding sulfite exporter TauE/SafE family protein; the encoded protein is MKNIKAFFGGGTIGILGGLVGLGGAEFRLPMLIGIFSFSAISAVILNKAMSLLVVGFSLLFRSSEISFSFLMEYSQIIVFMLLGSVVGAWFGAGIALKLKSDILYKTIAFLLLFIAGVLLFEQFSFESNGALFNKESYNLAFGVFTGAFIGIVAAILGVAGGELYIPAIILIYGVDAKLAGSLSLAISLPTMLVAFFRYSRDESFKVIFENKSFVVVMGIGSIAGAYIGALLLGVVSNEILIPLLCSILLVSSYKMYGHKEH
- a CDS encoding ABC transporter ATP-binding protein, whose product is MIKIDINKKLHGVRGDMDLNVNLEIQNGDFIALAGRSGSGKTTLLRILAGLEDATGNIQIGNEVWLDDKNVMPPQKRGIGFVFQDYALFPNMSVLENLLFVKKDIELAEHLLELTELSELKERLPNTLSGGQKQRVSLCRAMMNKPKLLLMDEPLSALDPSMRTKLQNEILALHKEFGTTTIMVSHDPSEIYRLANRVVVLNNGEIINDGTAREVLLKTKGSAKFAFEGELLDIVKVDVIYIAIVSIGQQLVEIVVSQDEREKLEIGQVVQVGTKAFSPNIVT
- the exbB gene encoding TonB-system energizer ExbB, which encodes MKLAEKWIDYGVIGILVLMSIVTLWLFIERMMFYSSVKIEKFDHRDTLDAVLTENLTTISTIGSNAPYVGLLGTVLGIMITFYSMGNVEQIDPKAIMSGLALALKATAMGLVVAIPATIVYNALMRKVDIIITRYDRYVEVIEKREVDA
- the exbD gene encoding TonB system transport protein ExbD — encoded protein: MPKCRKARKRFDQINVIPFIDIMLVLLVMVLTTATFIRYGLIKVELPSSEQAQKKHEPKEVKVFIKADSTLFFNDKEVSLSALKDKLRSIDKNDVVVLHSDKAARFESFVFVMDILKGLNHTKMYIVTKE
- a CDS encoding energy transducer TonB translates to MSPKRSSKVIALFISVFVHSSLVAASIFMLLEPAQTQSSSNQKMVVTLNEYVALAEPKVEKKVEKTEQPKPKVEPKPKKIKEVKKEKKVPKNPLKKVVKEVKKPAPKPVETKTKEKVEDKIVTKEIVALEKSETVSVEPKKEAVDPTLLQIIRSMIQKSLVYPSMARRLKIEGIVTIGFKLNKNAQVVLANVENSSGSSLLDARALETVESLSGSYPSLSKPIELKIPIAFSLKKS
- a CDS encoding ABC transporter substrate-binding protein, producing MLRMISILIFTVVLQAQTDTVIPKKVFGSSPPMNYLLYAINPEKMVGLNFSAKNLNNNADEKFLKQSFLELPVIGSFHGSGQGMNVETIIKYSPELILIWKDDYLNSKVTEAINRTKIPSISLEFRKIESMADSILKASEAIGEKERGEILSSYTKERMEYIKNTVKTLKPVKYYYAEGVDGLATECDKSFHVEALNFAGGENVHKCTQSNLRGLERITFETLLGYDPEVIIVQNRMVYNKINSNDLWKHLRVVKNKKVYLVPNTPFHWLDRPPSFMRIIGIEWLVEKFYPKFYKGDLKEQTRKFYKLFLDVELSNKDINQILQGK
- a CDS encoding TonB-dependent receptor; the protein is MKRKTIILSLVATATLMANPISVEKIVVDTTAYEDESLFMADSNLSKAENKERFTSKSIAKLSTHANMNPYTVIAFSPSVNFTPVDTIGSNEPSFHDPIRIRGKSQSGPGGVYMINSMPLSSNPGGGKHMVDMENIASIDLLKGYLPVDKNLGFSSLIGKVDLNVLSAKKEAGATISQSFGSEDFKRTFLRFDTGKFGDFSAFGSISVISNDKYKGDGDLQRVNGMLGLTYEPNSSFKAELYAIRNSDEHHNYDSLSYAQTQNLGVYFDKDFGTVKPTTANDVDYYDWNRQDFITTNIFADILYKPTSDDTITFKPYYKQDEGEIFFSKFDATPAKQGVVNWQMDHDLYGAVAAYEHSFSQALKSKIGYWYHKQLPPGPPTDRRFYGVNATGDLFFKKYASLADVDHHVLQSPFVEISGDINNFIYSVGVQYQNFKLSSIKNYLTDANTSLDYDTAIATSTLDTWGSVDAKTFKTWLPSLYAAYKLDDLSSVYLDYSRSYGFDVNLYPTYTSNYANFKGKGITLQQLWNDLELETSDNIDLGYKTTVGAVTLQPSLFVSFVSNKQANVYDTALDVSYPANLGDAVGYGAEFSAYGALREDLEFMMGLSYNSYSFDQDFTTSATTTSNIKGNQLPDAPKVMAKGALSYYLDKWTFTPSVRYTSSRYGDVENTQKVDAFTVVDLDVSYKAKGFLGSKNTMFRLSATNISDEEYIATINTPDNVLAASTTSSTYQTGAPRMVFFSANLRY
- a CDS encoding FecCD family ABC transporter permease is translated as MLLSKETRFLIIGIILLTFLALFSLLWGQYPISFEVFYAYIKNILFSIPVDESYNIELIHNIIAEIRLPRILLAILIGAALATSGAVFQAMFVNPLVSPGILGVLAGASFGAACGMLISENWFIVQIMAFVFGFIAVGFAVFVGSMVTSSRSTVMLVLGGVISGSLFTSLLSIVKYVADPYSTLPAIVYWLMGSLSMAQINEVLLVAIPILLSIAGMIFMSKYFDLLSLGDEEAKALGVNVKLVRIVAIILATLASSLAVVMAGIIGWVGLIIPHIIRMAIGPAHRLLIPLSAIIGGAFLLAADAISRLALSVEIPIGILTSLIGIPIFIIVLKNARAAWN
- a CDS encoding ABC transporter ATP-binding protein produces the protein MELKPVLEVNELHFGYKNNKVLRGINFDLYKGEVVSLLGPNGCGKSTLIRLMLKLLDADDVISLNGVSLKDYSHKQIAEHIAYIPQYHNVPFNYSVLEMVVMGRISKLGFFASPSKNDYKIAKDALERAGILELQDRAFGQLSGGQKQLVLLARAIAQEVNVFFMDEPVNGLDYGNQIRLLELIDSLARDGYTFLKTTHYPDHALLISSRVVVMDGGVIIANGAPEDVIHSEMIEDVYGIKAEIITHDTHKRCVPIFR